The Vicia villosa cultivar HV-30 ecotype Madison, WI linkage group LG1, Vvil1.0, whole genome shotgun sequence genome includes a region encoding these proteins:
- the LOC131644984 gene encoding allantoinase-like produces MDKLLWKVLPISALLISVALFFYVYNSNNAQLDPLIKLVGEGDECSLFPYDHYWISSKRVLTSQGIISGSVEINEGKIVSIVEGYGKKGSSVQQVIDYGDAVIMPGLIDVHVHLDEPGRTEWEGFVTGTKAAAAGGVTTVVDMPLNNHPTTVSKETLELKLEAAENKIHVDVGFWGGLIPENAQNTSILEGLLDAGVLGVKSFMCPSGIDDFPMTTIEQIKEGLSVLAKYKRPLVVHSEIQQDSKSNFGDPHVYSTYLDTRPPSWEEAAIKELVDVTKDTRIGGTFEGAHVHIVHLSDSSASLDLIKEAKRRGDSISVETAPHYLTFSSEEIPDRDTRYKCSPPIRDASNREKLWEAVLDGHIDLLSSDHSPTVPELKLLKEGDFLKAWGGISSLQFDLPVTWSSGKKHGLTLEQLSLLWSQKPATFAGLESKGAIAIGNHADIVVWQPEVEFDLDDDYPVFLKHPSLSAYMGRRLSGKVLDTFVRGNLVFKDGKHAPAACGVQILAK; encoded by the exons ATGGATAAGCTACTATGGAAGGTGTTGCCTATATCAGCGCTCCTAATTTCCGTCGCACTTTTCTTCTATGTATACAATTCCAACAACGCTCAATTAGATCCTCTCATAAAG TTAGTAGGGGAAGGGGATGAGTGCAGTCTTTTTCCGTATGATCATTACTGGATATCTAGCAAGCGGGTTTTGACTTCACAAGGAATCATTTCTGGAtcag TGGAGATAAATGAAGGGAAAATAGTGTCTATTGTGGAAGGATATGGCAAGAAGGGGAGTTCTGTTCAACAAGTGATTGATTATGGAGATGCTGTTATCATGCCCGGCTTGATTGATGT GCATGTGCATCTTGATGAGCCCGGAAGAACCGAGTGGGAGGGATTTGTCACTGGTACCAAAGCTGCTGCTGCTG GAGGTGTAACTACAGTGGTTGACATGCCTCTAAACAATCACCCAACAACCGTATCTAAGGAAACACTGGAACTAAAG CTTGAAGCTGCAGAGAATAAAATCCATGTTGATGTTG GTTTTTGGGGAGGCTTGATCCCTGAAAATGCACAAAATACCAGTATTCTTGAAGGTCTCTTAGATGCCGGTGTTCTTGGTGTAAAG TCTTTTATGTGTCCTTCAGGAATTGATGATTTTCCGATGACTACTATTGAACAAATCAAG GAGGGATTGTCTGTGTTAGCAAAATATAAAAGACCTTTAGTTGTGCATTCTGAGATTCAACAAGATTCTAAAAGTAATTTTGGTGACCCGCACGTTTACAGTACATATCTCGATACTAGACCACCTTCTTG GGAGGAGGCAGCCATTAAAGAACTTGTAGATGTTACAAAGGATACTAGAATCGGCGGTACTTTTGAAGGAGCACATGTTCACATTGTTCACTTGTCTGATTCAAGCGCTTCCTTAGACCTTATTAAG GAAGCAAAACGCCGTGGAGACAGCATAAGCGTTGAAACTGCCCCTCATTACCTAACATTTTCGTCTGAAGAGATACCAGACAGAGATACTCGGTACAAGTGTTCCCCGCCCATTCGTGATGCATCCAACAGAGAAAAGTTATGGGAGGCTGTACTG GATGGACACATTGACCTATTAAGTTCCGATCATTCACCAACTGTTCCTGAACTCAAGCTTCTTAAGGAAGGTGACTTCTTAAAGGCTTGGGGTGGCATATCGTCTTTGCAG TTTGATCTTCCGGTTACATGGTCATCTGGGAAGAAACACGGGTTAACTCTAGAACAATTATCACTATTGTGGAGCCAAAAACCTGCAACCTTTGCCGGGTTAGAATCAAAG GGGGCCATTGCAATTGGAAACCATGCAGATATTGTAGTGTGGCAGCCAGAGGTGGAGTTTGACCTTGACGACGATTATCCCGTTTTCCTTAAACATCCT AGCCTGTCTGCATATATGGGAAGAAGGTTATCAGGAAAAGTTTTGGACACTTTTGTTAGAGGAAACCTTGTCTTTAAGGATGGTAAGCATGCTCCTGCAGCCTGTGGTGTTCAAATTCTAGCCAAATGA